Genomic window (Tripterygium wilfordii isolate XIE 37 chromosome 11, ASM1340144v1, whole genome shotgun sequence):
ACTACTCAGCTATtggggggttttctctctcgaTCTTATTCTCCACCTTTGGCATGGTGGACAGCTGATGTGGCATGGATATTATGGACAAAAGATTCTATGGATACTTATCATTTCCCTACGTATAATTACATTTTGTTTCTCTACATATTCTAACCATAATTGTGGCCATTAAAATAGGTGAGAGAGCGTTCATCACAAATGATATACTGTGATATGTTGTAGTCAATCTTTAACAAGTGCTCTTATGGTACCCGTAAAGTTACAATGTTAATTACTTCCTTGAATAATTCGTCCATCAGGCCAAAATAAACAATTTCTTAGAAAGATGCAATTTTTTTGCTGTAAACTTATTAATGGAAATAATGGTTCCCCACATAACACATTCCTTCTATGTGGGTCACTAAAGTCTTATGGCATGCCACTCTAAGGGGAATGGGGGGATCGGAATAAGCTCCGCTTGAAATTTGAtcgaaaataaatttattagcaGCTTCTGTATAATGTCCGCCATCCCAAACTACTCGAACTTTAGGGTGTTCACACGAACCAATAAATATTTCCGTGCCATTAACTGTTATTGTTCGTCCGCATGTAAGACCGGCACCAAAGTTATACCTGCCTCCGTAGCCACAACATGCTACCAGTGGGTGCTCAAATCCTACgttccaaattttaaaaaaaaaattatactttgTATTAATTAGTAATCAGCAAATGTTCAGTAATGATATGGATTCAGcagttgatatctcaattatctcagctgttgagttgtacgcacatgatttcatgttcATCATGTGGGACATATGCAGCTAGCCCACGAATACACTTGGATCTTGTGCGTCCAACTTATCAGCTGGGATAACTAGGGTCTCAATTACTGTGATCATTATCATTTAAATGTATCAGAAAAGAAATGTAAAATAAGTAACATTTGTATATGCTTACCATATTTTTTTGGTTCGCTATGGAGAGCGTACTTGACAGAGTAGGCATCAACATAAGTGATTGCAGCATCTTGAAAATCCTTCCTGAGTTGTAATATGGATTCCTTCAACTTATCATTAAAATACTGAACCAATCCATTGTAAGGCTTTGCGCAACCAACGTTGTCTACTTCGGCcgagaaaaacttctccaaATAAGGAGGCAGACAACCTGTTGGTCCTACGTTATGAATCCAGAATGATCGACCTCCTAAGTTGTATGTATTCtacaaatattaaattaaatcgtAATAACTATCAGGATTAATTCACACCACCTTAATCACTAATTACTGATTAATTACCTTAACATTTGTAATAAACTCATTGATAGCATCAGGAATAGATTCATTAATTTGTTGTATCGACATGTTAGTCACAGCCAATGGTCCTCCAATATCATTATGTCCTATGTCAAACGTATACAAAGCTTTCGAAAAATATTCTTCCTTGGGCATCATACTTGCGAATACTCCACCTACATGCAGAGACTACTCAGTAATTCCGTACCAATGCGATCGATCGAATAAATCATTACAAAAAATGTTACTgtaatgctatatatatatatatatatatatgtaccttTTTGCCTGATGATTTGTGATCTGAGTTTGAATTGTTCAAATTGGCGGTACTGTATGGTAAGATAGAAGGGAACCGGAGAAGTTGGGAAATCTCTGATTGTGGCTCCGGCGACAGCAAAGTTTGCACCATGGGAGAAGTTGGTACCCAAAGAATCAAGATATGGATTCAAATAAGGTAACCCAAAACTTTGCGCTGTTCATCACAAAGCAATAATCAAACCCATTACTACTCAGTTGGTACTATGTAAATTTAAAAGGTGGAAAAAagcacaagaaaaagaaaaagtgagcatatatataatttatataccAATGAAATCGATGATGAAACGGCCGTCGCAGTACCTCCCCGAAGGCATCTGAAAAAATGTATCTCCATAGGGTGGAGTAGGGGGAGGGAAAACGCCAGTGGCGGCTGAGGCACCGGTGTCAGAATTCGAATCGCCGAAGTTGAAGATGGCCGGGAAGTCACAACTTTCTTCAATATTGTCGGCTGGGAAGGGACAACTTTCTAAAGAGGAGATTGGATGCCAAATGCAAATTAAGGTAAGGAAGAGTATAAAGAGGTAGGTGTTGAGGTAAGGGAGCTCCATCAATATCCAGTGGCGGAGTTAAGATTGTTAGAAAGAGTAATTTATATATAGAATATTTACAGGTGAAACAGCACTAATCTTACGCATATCAACAAATTTTGAGATGAATACATACGATTTCATATTAATCATGTAGGACATATGTGGCTTACGAATTCGCATGGATCATATGCATCAATCTCACCATTTGGGATAATTtggataaaattaatatttttgaggAACAAGTAACGAAAATGCCCTTCTATTTACAAAAAAGGGCCAACCAcgtccctcttttttttttttcgtgtcaAAGAAACTCCTCTACTATGAACAATGGCCACGTTAGCCTTTCAAGTACCTTGAAACATTTAGTACCATCCACCCTTTCGTTTATTGGCAACTTGGATATGTCTAATCACGAAGAGAGCAgtaataattatttgtttttgtttttatttatttcagcTGTTAAGACTATAATGAATCAATTTTGCTGGTGCAGCAAACATATCTTCTGGACAACCCAATAAGTCTAAACTCGAGCATGCATGTTAGTTGGGTCGAGATTAGTGCAAACGATTTGAAAATAGTTGTGTCTGCTTAGAATCGATCTTCTTCATTGTAGGAGCAGATTTCTACAAttgttgaaaggtcaacttttcttcctgtggggtccgtttacagctttggatcctgcaagtttcacaacaaggcaaatcgtgaaagctccttaaccggcttgggggtgccagtcgtggaggctccgacgatcaagttagtacctGTCGGAGATAGAAGACCGGctatatttaagtgttttgtCTGAATGGAGGTATTGTCGAGTTGGTAGAAAGTGTTTTTTGTAGTGTCTCGTTTGTTTAGAAAAATGCTCCATCCCCCGCATATGAAAAGAGGGGGGTATTTATAGAGAACAAGAatcgacctcgggaattgtgtgtacaTTCCAGTTATACCATTAGACCAACTTGTATGAAAGAGGTGTATAAAAAGTctactatcccggttgtgtcagggtaagcgaTAAAGTAACAATGTGTCATGATCaagacaggtgtcgatgaaAGTGTGGAAgaattgtaggcggtatttaatgaatagatacgtatatgaaagaaagtcatacctaaggatgtgagccagtcacacctacaaatatcggctgtagattagactgataagaactgctttatgagtgaggtagtccgagtaatggcgctCATATGTGGCGTCGCCATTACTATGTTTTGGCGACTGTACCGGGTCGCCAACAACTGCGGATGTcttgacacctagttccatcattcttaggaaggatcataataaagcGTCCAATCTATAAAGCCataaagatcctgtagataagtgtcagagaatatggcagttttggtgtcagaatactgtttatattacttagcaatgatgtaaagattgtatatggacccaaagataGGCTTTTAGGTTTGGGCCTAACTGTGATAGTTAACCTGTGGATCTAGACAATCCAGCTCGTCTTGTCGTTATGTAACCAGGTGGGGCCATatcatttttggcacctacattCATTATACAGCTGAGATTGTTTTTTCCTCCTTTGCCTTTAATATTTCTGTTCAAGTTAAATAACGAAACGTGCTTTAACTTGCAAAATCACTTGGGAAAACTTTTGGGACAAGCTATTCAAGTATAGAAGCACAAGTTATACTGTGATCCTTAGAAACGTGAGAGTGATGGTTCCATAGATGGAATTgatttccaaacataacgtAAGTGCAATAAAGTTAAGTAAACAATGTTAAAAGATGACTGTAATCAAGAAAATAGAGATGGGATTTCTTATAAAAACTGGGAATGGCAAAACCCTTATTCAAAtacaatataaaataatacGTTGTATATAAGATAAACATGAATCTAAGATTCACATTTCAATGTCTATAGTCCTGTGGCATGCCATTTTCAAGGGAATCGGCGGGTCTGAGAAGTTTCCAGTTGAAATTTGATCAAAAACATATTTAGCAGCCACCTCTGTGTAGTGTACACCATCCCAATTTACTCGAGCATTAGGGTGTTCACATGAACCAACAAATATTTGTGTACCATTAATTGTGATCGTTCCTCCACAATCGACGCTGTTGCTATAGTTATACTTGCCCCCGTAGCCACAACAAGCTACAAGTGGAAGCTGAAATCCTGTAGTGCAAAATTCATGTTGTGTTATGTACTCATGAAACAATATTAGTGCGTGTTCCGTTTTAACAAAAACACAATGAAAAAATGCAAAATAAGCAGAAGCATGGATTGCTTACCATATCTTTTCGGTTCCTTAAAGAAAGAGTACTTTGCAGAGTAGATGTCAACATAAGTGAATGCACCATCCGGAAAATCATTCCTCAGTTGAAATACGGCTTCTCTCAGCTTATGGTTAAAATACTGAGACACTTCGTTGTGAGGCTTTGCGCAACCAACATTGTCCCTCTCAGCCGAGAGAAAGTTAGTTAAAATGTAAGGTAAGCAACCTATTGGTCCCGTGTTATGAATCCAAAATGATCGACCTCCTGACATGTATATATTCTGCACAAGTAAAACCTTAACTAATTAAAAGtccttagtttaattacatgaAGAGCTTGAACTTCAATTTTAAAGGATGATTAGTTACCTTCACCGTCTTAACGAACTCATCGACGATGCCAGGAACAGAAGCGTTAACTTCTGCTATGG
Coding sequences:
- the LOC120008666 gene encoding uncharacterized protein LOC120008666, translating into MEIPIYINVSIALVFITLTCIWNPTFSMKSCDFPAIFNLGDSNSDTGGLAASLVTPTPPYGETFFHMPVGRFSDGRLIIDFIAKSFDLPYLDAYLDSLGTNFSHGANFATANSTIGLPTTIIPVRHGFSPFYLTKQYDQFIQFKRRSQMIRKKGEKTFASLMPKEEYFSKALYTFDIGQNDLAEGFLGNMSIAEVNASVPGIVDEFVKTVKNIYMSGGRSFWIHNTGPIGCLPYILTNFLSAERDNVGCAKPHNEVSQYFNHKLREAVFQLRNDFPDGAFTYVDIYSAKYSFFKEPKRYGKQSMLLLILHFFIVFLSGFQLPLVACCGYGGKYNYSNSVDCGGTITINGTQIFVGSCEHPNARVNWDGVHYTEVAAKYVFDQISTGNFSDPPIPLKMACHRTIDIEIMMELGVKTSAVVGDPLPYLNTYLFILFLTLICIWHPISSLESCPFPADNIEESCDFPAIFNFGDSNSDTGASAATGVFPPPTPPYGDTFFQMPSGRYCDGRFIIDFIAQSFGLPYLNPYLDSLGTNFSHGANFAVAGATIRDFPTSPVPFYLTIQYRQFEQFKLRSQIIRQKGGVFASMMPKEEYFSKALYTFDIGHNDIGGPLAVTNMSIQQINESIPDAINEFITNVKNTYNLGGRSFWIHNVGPTGCLPPYLEKFFSAEVDNVGCAKPYNGLVQYFNDKLKESILQLRKDFQDAAITYVDAYSVKYALHSEPKKYGFEHPLVACCGYGGRYNFGAGLTCGRTITVNGTEIFIGSCEHPKVRVVWDGGHYTEAANKFIFDQISSGAYSDPPIPLRVACHKTLVTHIEGMCYVGNHYFH